TCTGCCCAAACTGGCTCATTACATCTGCCGGTGCCAGCTTTCCAGTAACAGTAAGCCATACATTCATGGATATTATGAGAATAATGTATCCTATTGTTGCCGCAAATACAGCTATTCCCTTATCCTTTTTGCTCATGCCATAAGCTACACCCATTGCAAATAGTAATGGAATATTATCAAAAATTGCACTAGCGATTGTTCTCAAATTAGTTAATATAGTTTTAAGAACTGGGTTCCCTAAGAACGGAAACCTAGCAATCATATAAGATTGAACAAGTGCACCAGTTATACCCAGCACCATTCCTACAGGCGCCATAACTGCGATAGGAAGTAACAGAGTTCTTCCAAACTGTTGTATCTTCTGACTAAAATTTTTAGACATTTCGCCTTCCTCCATTTAAAATATAAAATAAAACTATGAACACGTTTACTAAAAGAGCACTCTTCTTGATATCTATTCTACCTTCTGGTATATAATCTTACAACGCTTCTTGATGATACTCTTTTCCAACATAAAGTCCCAGGTCACAGGAAATGACCTAGGTCATGTAATAGTTTTACAAATAAAAAAAGCCCGTTTATTAACGAGCTATTTGGCATTAAGTTCTTTTATGCAGTTAACAATCATTTCAATAACTATAAACATTCCTATTCTTGAAATACTGTCATTGTATTTAGTCTCAGTATCATTTGATACGCAATGCAAAGTATAATCGCTTATCTTAGATAATTCATTGTTTCCAAAGGCAGTTATTGCTATGCTTTTAACCCCTTTGACCTTTGCTATATTAGCTACCTCTAATATTTTTGCTGTGTTTCCTGAAAGTGAAATTAAAATTACTAATTCATCCTTTTCTAAGGTATTGCTAACTAAAGCGAGTAAATTATAATCATCAACGAATACGCACTTAATTCCTATAGTAAGCAATAGATGATTTAAGTAATATCCAGCTGCTTTGCTTGTACCTCTTGCAAAAACATATACAGTTTTTGCAGCTAATATTTCTCTAGTAATGTTTTTATATAAGTCTGCCTCTATAACCACAAAGGTTTTTTCAATATTATGCTTTAAATTGTACTGTAAATCTTCCAAGACCTTTCTATTATCTTCATCGCCTTTAGATGATTTAAGATAATATTTTAGGTCAGAAAAGCCTTCAAAGCCTAACTTCTGAGCTAAATTAATAATTACAGTTTTAGAAGTAAAGGTCTCTTTAGCTAAGTCGCTTATCTTCATCTTCATAACTTTTTGCTGATTGGCATAAATATATGTAAATACTTTCTGCTCACTGTTAGTTAATTTATTAAATAGCTTAGCTAAATTCTCCATAAATACTCCTTATTTTTTAAAACTGCAAACTATATCACAAACTAAATCTACAATTCTTTTATCAAAAACGCTTGGAATTATATTTTCACAGTTTAATTCCGCCTCGTCTATGCAACCTGAAATCCCTCTAGCAACTGCCAGCTGTATTTCTGTAGTAATTTTATTGATGCGTGCTTTTAAAGCTCCTTTTATTATACCTGGAAAAACTAGCAGGTTGTTTATCTGGTTTGGATAATCGCTTCTTCCGGTTGCCATAATCTTAACCTTAGCGTTCTTAGCTGCCTCAGGCATTATTTCTGGAACTGGATTAGCTAGTGCAAATACTAATGGCTCATGGTTCATTGATAAAACCATTTCCTCAGTCAATATATTGCCCGCACTTACCCCTATAAAAACATCTGCTCCAGTTAGAGCCTCTTTTAAGCTACCTTCTTTATCTTTATTAAACTTTACAGCACAATCCTTTTGATATTTATTAGCTGCATTTTCAACTGTGATTATACCATATCTATCACAAATTACAATATTATGAAAACCTGCTTCATAAATCAGATTAGCTATTGCAATACCTGCCGCTCCAGCTCCATTTACTACAATCTTTACGCTATAATCTTTTTTAAGAACCTTAATTGAGTTTAAAAGCGCTGAAAGAACAGCGATGGCAGTTCCATGCTGATCATCATGAAAAACTGGAATATCACAGATTTCGTTTAATTTTTCCTCTATCTCAAAGCAGCGTGGAGCACTTATATCTTCTAAATTTATTGCTCCAAAGCTTCCTTCAATAAGCTTTACAGTTTTTACTATAGTTTCTACATCATTATCCTTAATACATATAGGAAAAGCATCAACTCCTGCAAATTCCTTAAATAAAACACACTTTCCTTCCATAACAGGCATTGAAGCTAAAGCTCCAATATTCCCAAGTCCTAATACAGCACTTCCATCAGTAATTACTCCAACTAGATTACCTCTTCTTGTATACTTATAGGAATCTTCTTCGTTCTTTTCTATCTCCAAGCATGGAAAAGCTACACCAGGTGTATAAGCTACCGCTAAGTCTTCACTGTTATTTATACTGCATCTGCTGATAACTTCTATTTTCCCTTTCCATTTTTCATGAGCTCTTAAACTTTTTTCCTTCATTTGCATCATCCTCCCTAATATGTATCATAGGCAATCTGTTATTATTCTTCAATACTCAAAGGCCATTTAAGACTTAAGTAATTTCTAGAACCAGCCTTTTGTCAATTATCATTGAAAAAAACAACAGCTTAATTATATAGGCAACAAACGTTATAAGTTATATAATATATTGTAAAGTAATTATTAAAAGTATCATTAATAAGAATATACCTATTTCCATTATCATTAAAATTTTGGCTTATACAATGAGGAGGCACTATGGCACAAACAACTAAAAAAGCACTTGCAGCATCATTTAAAAAGCTATTGCTAGAAAAGCCTATGGACAAGATTACCGTTGTTGATATCGTTGAAGATTGTGAAGTTAATAGACAAACATTTTACTATCATTTTAAGGATATATATGATCTTGTTGAATGGATTTATACTAATGAAGCCTCAAAGGCGCTTGGGGATAAAAAAACATACGACACATGGCAGCAGGGCTTCATGCAAATCTTTGAGTATGTACTAAAGAATAAAACCTTTGTAATAAATACATATCATTCCCTTAATCGTGAGCACTTAGAGAATTACCTATATAATGAAACTTATAATCTTTTAATAGGGGTTGTAGAAGAAAAAGCTGCAGGAGTCAATGTAAAAGAAGCTGATAAGGCATTTATTGCTCACTTTTATAAGTTTGCCTTTGTAGGACTTATGCTGGAGTGGATTGGGAAAGGCATGAAGGATGACCCCTGCGGTATTATTGAAAGAGTAAATATTGTAATCCATGGAAGTATTATTAAAGCACTTGAAAACTTCAAAACAAATATTCATATTTAGACACTTATAATACAGTGTCTAATTTTTTTACACCATAGGCACTTTGTTGAAACTTTAAACACACAGCATATATCGTCTATTGAACGTATCCCTCTTAATTTTTATTATATAGATATCAAGCCAATATAAAAACTAAGGGCAAAACAATTAATAATTGTTTTGTGCAAAAAAGAAAGACTAGGGGGAATAAAAATGTATTATAGCAATGGAAATTATGAAGCTTTTGCTCGTCCTCAGAAACCAGCTGATGTGGATAATAAGTCAGCCTACCTTGTTGGCTCAGGGTTAGCAGCCTTATCAGCAGCATGTTTCTTAGTACGTGATGGCCAGATGAAAGGTGAACATATTCACATTCTAGAGGAGCTGAATATTGCTGGCGGCGCCTGCGACGGTATAAAAGATCCTCAAAAGGGATTTATCGTTAGAGGCGGACGTGAAATGGAAAACCATTTTGAATGTCTATGGGATTTGTTCCGTTCTATACCTTCTCTTGAAACTGAGGACGCTTCTGTTTTAGATGAATATTATTGGCTCAATAAGAAAGATCCAAACTATTCGCTGATGAGAGCAACTATAAAAAGAGGTGAAGATGCTCACACTGACGGAAAATTCACATTAAGTGAAAAAGCTTCAATGGAAATTATTAAATTGTTTATGACTCGAGATGAAGATTTATATGACAAGAAAATTACAGATGTATTTACAGATGAGTTTTTCTCCTCAAACTTCTGGCTATACTGGAGAACAATGTTTGCCTTTGAAGATTGGCACAGCGCCTTAGAAATGAAACTTTATATTCAGAGATTTATACACCATATCGGTGGTCTTCCAGACTTTTCTGCACTAAAATTTACTAAGTACAACCAATATGAATCATTAATTCTTCCAATGATAAAATATCTTGAAGCCAATGGTGTTGACTTTCAATATGACACTAGAGTAACCAATGTTATTTTTAATATTCAAAAGGATAAAAAGGTTGCCTCTAAAATTATTTATGAGCGCAGCGGAAAGAAAGAATATATAGAGCTTACAGAAAATGATTTAGTGTTTGTTACTAACGGCAGCTGTACAGAAAACTCTACTACTGGCGATGATGATCATGCTCCAATCTTTAACGACTCTGTGGGAGGCTGCTGGGAGCTTTGGAAGAACATCGCCAAGCAGGATCCATCCTTTGGTAATCCTGATAAGTTCTGTTCAGATAAAAAGGCAACAACTTGGGAATCTGCTACAATCACTACCCTAGATAACAGAATCCCACCTTATATAGAAAAAATATGTAAAAGAGACCCTTTCAGCGGTAAAGTAGTTACAGGCGGTATTATTACCGCTAAAGACTCAAATTGGCTTATGAGCTACACCTTAAATCGTCAGCCTCATTTTAAGAGCCAGCCTAAGGATCAACTTGTAGTTTGGGTATATGGATTATTTGTAGACGTTCCTGGAAACTATATTAAGAAACCTATGAGAGAATGTACAGGAACAGAAATTACTGAAGAATGGCTATATCACTTGGGAGTTCCAGAGTCTGAAATTCATGACATGGCATTGAATTCAGCTCATTGCATTCCATGCATGATGCCATATATAACTGCCTTCTTTATGCCTAGAGCAAAAGGAGACAGACCAAAGGTTGTACCGGAGGGATGTGTAAACTTTGCCTTTATTGGTCAGTTTGCTGATACTGTACGCGATACAGTATTTACTACAGAATATTCTGTTAGAACAGCAATGGAAGCAGTATATACCTTATTAAATGTTGACCGTGGGGTACCCGAAGTATTCGCTTCCTGCTATGACGTTCGGGTATTATTAGATTCTACCTCAAAAATGATGGACGGCAAAAAACTTACTGACTTACATCTTCCACCTCAAGCAACCATGTTCGCAATGAATGCTTTGAAACAAGTATCAGGAACAGTTATTATAGACTTATTGAAACGCTATAATCTAATATAACCTCAGCTGTAATCTTTACAGTTAAGTAAATCAAAAGGTCCACTGATTGTTATAGTCAGCGGACCTTTTAGTATTTACTATTTAAATAAATCTATCAATCTTGCTATAAGCCCCTTCTTCTCAAGCTTTTCCTCTTGCACTACCTTCTTAGCTTCTGGTTTTTTAATGGCAGGAGTCCTTAGTATAAATTGAACAGTTGAATTTATATTTCTTTCATTGTCTGCAAAGGAGGTATACGAAACCTTTTTGTTTCCACCAAGCACACTATCTTCAATACTGCCTTTCAGCTCAGCTTTCATGGTATCTATGCCATCTTTACGGAGCTTGCTTACGCCATTTTTTATCTCATTTTGACCAGTTGTTAATTTTTCTATATTGGTCGGAATGGATGAAGTTTGTTTATCAATAGTATTTAATGCCTTGCTCATTTCCCCAAAACCTCCAAAAATCTGGTTGGTTCCATTTTTTAAAGTATTAAAGTTATCTGCCATCACTTTTAAGCCTTCAGGAAGCTTTGATACCTGTCCTGCCATAAACTTAGTATTTTCAGCCACTGTTCCAATGCCATTATTAAACTGTGCATAACCCTCCTTTAAGGCTTTTGTATTTTTCCCAATTTCTTTTATTCCCCCAGCACTTTGTTTTATACCTTGGGTTAACGAGTTAATCCCTTGTGCTTCTGAAATAACTCCCCCTGCTAGAGCTTGAATCTGCGGGTTATTCTTTAAATTTGGATCACTTAGCAAAGCTTGAGCTAGAAGCGCCAATTGGTCATGGCCAGCTTTTAGATTGCTCATTCCAGAAGACAAACCCTCCATTCCAGTGCTTAATCCATTAATTCCATCGTTCAAGCCTGAAATGCCGCTATCAAAAGCACTACTGTTTTTAGCCAGTTCGCCTAATCCATTTGATAAGCTGTTGATCCCAGCCACCAAGCCTTCGCTGTCCTTAGCAGCTTGAAGCATTCCCTTATGAAGCTCATTCATACCATTAGAGATTTGCACTGTCCCTGCTGCAGCTTCATTAGAAGCTTTGCTTAGAGTTTCAATACCAAAATTAAGCTCAACCATACCATTTTTAAGCTTTTTAGTTCCGTTAACAAGCTCATCTATACCATCCTCAATACCCTTTGAACCTTCAGATAATTCCCCAAGTCCATCGGTAAGTTTGTTTAAATCCTTTGATATATCTTCTGGTATAGCACTACCAGAGGCTATAAGGGTTATATTTATAGG
The genomic region above belongs to Clostridium swellfunianum and contains:
- a CDS encoding MurR/RpiR family transcriptional regulator — translated: MENLAKLFNKLTNSEQKVFTYIYANQQKVMKMKISDLAKETFTSKTVIINLAQKLGFEGFSDLKYYLKSSKGDEDNRKVLEDLQYNLKHNIEKTFVVIEADLYKNITREILAAKTVYVFARGTSKAAGYYLNHLLLTIGIKCVFVDDYNLLALVSNTLEKDELVILISLSGNTAKILEVANIAKVKGVKSIAITAFGNNELSKISDYTLHCVSNDTETKYNDSISRIGMFIVIEMIVNCIKELNAK
- a CDS encoding NAD(P)-dependent malic enzyme; amino-acid sequence: MQMKEKSLRAHEKWKGKIEVISRCSINNSEDLAVAYTPGVAFPCLEIEKNEEDSYKYTRRGNLVGVITDGSAVLGLGNIGALASMPVMEGKCVLFKEFAGVDAFPICIKDNDVETIVKTVKLIEGSFGAINLEDISAPRCFEIEEKLNEICDIPVFHDDQHGTAIAVLSALLNSIKVLKKDYSVKIVVNGAGAAGIAIANLIYEAGFHNIVICDRYGIITVENAANKYQKDCAVKFNKDKEGSLKEALTGADVFIGVSAGNILTEEMVLSMNHEPLVFALANPVPEIMPEAAKNAKVKIMATGRSDYPNQINNLLVFPGIIKGALKARINKITTEIQLAVARGISGCIDEAELNCENIIPSVFDKRIVDLVCDIVCSFKK
- a CDS encoding TetR/AcrR family transcriptional regulator, with the protein product MAQTTKKALAASFKKLLLEKPMDKITVVDIVEDCEVNRQTFYYHFKDIYDLVEWIYTNEASKALGDKKTYDTWQQGFMQIFEYVLKNKTFVINTYHSLNREHLENYLYNETYNLLIGVVEEKAAGVNVKEADKAFIAHFYKFAFVGLMLEWIGKGMKDDPCGIIERVNIVIHGSIIKALENFKTNIHI
- a CDS encoding oleate hydratase, with translation MYYSNGNYEAFARPQKPADVDNKSAYLVGSGLAALSAACFLVRDGQMKGEHIHILEELNIAGGACDGIKDPQKGFIVRGGREMENHFECLWDLFRSIPSLETEDASVLDEYYWLNKKDPNYSLMRATIKRGEDAHTDGKFTLSEKASMEIIKLFMTRDEDLYDKKITDVFTDEFFSSNFWLYWRTMFAFEDWHSALEMKLYIQRFIHHIGGLPDFSALKFTKYNQYESLILPMIKYLEANGVDFQYDTRVTNVIFNIQKDKKVASKIIYERSGKKEYIELTENDLVFVTNGSCTENSTTGDDDHAPIFNDSVGGCWELWKNIAKQDPSFGNPDKFCSDKKATTWESATITTLDNRIPPYIEKICKRDPFSGKVVTGGIITAKDSNWLMSYTLNRQPHFKSQPKDQLVVWVYGLFVDVPGNYIKKPMRECTGTEITEEWLYHLGVPESEIHDMALNSAHCIPCMMPYITAFFMPRAKGDRPKVVPEGCVNFAFIGQFADTVRDTVFTTEYSVRTAMEAVYTLLNVDRGVPEVFASCYDVRVLLDSTSKMMDGKKLTDLHLPPQATMFAMNALKQVSGTVIIDLLKRYNLI